Proteins co-encoded in one Actinomadura luteofluorescens genomic window:
- a CDS encoding sensor histidine kinase produces MRYFAETGGSPGGPATAQGAAPGAAVDRVPAGRVTETFRLIMHLRTALAGVSMLLLPRDRLTFGAIALVTCVGVVSWLAARHAGRVVALLERHPLLAALDAGVPFGVLALGGPLGPFFLSTLLTALVAGLLFDRVGVAALSVLHVLCYVGTIAFVPEAQQHTLASFQALVGQPACYPLAAFAGRTVRRMLEENADADRARVRAEAIAAAAQERLRLARDMHDSVGKTLGGIALAATALPLWLRRDPERAAREAHTIAEHVRVAAVEARELISGLRDPALDRPLAETVAARSGAWRDRHKVRLRCRIDPAADLSPSGRRELLAIHGEALANVARHAGARSVTVRLAVEPDAVVLCVSDDGRGFALTSVEDLAREGHYGLLGLRERAESIGGTLSVESRPGTGTTVTVRVRYAGTLRRAG; encoded by the coding sequence TTGCGGTACTTCGCTGAGACCGGCGGGTCCCCCGGGGGACCGGCCACCGCACAGGGCGCCGCACCGGGCGCCGCGGTCGACCGCGTCCCGGCCGGGCGGGTCACCGAGACCTTCCGGCTGATCATGCATCTGCGGACGGCGCTGGCCGGGGTGTCGATGCTGCTGCTGCCCCGCGACCGGCTGACCTTCGGCGCCATCGCCCTGGTCACCTGCGTCGGGGTGGTCTCCTGGCTGGCCGCCCGGCACGCCGGGCGGGTCGTCGCGCTGCTGGAACGGCACCCGCTGCTCGCCGCGCTGGACGCGGGCGTCCCGTTCGGCGTCCTGGCACTGGGCGGGCCGCTCGGTCCGTTCTTCCTGTCCACCCTGCTCACGGCGCTGGTGGCCGGGCTCCTGTTCGACCGGGTGGGCGTGGCGGCGCTGTCGGTCCTGCACGTCCTGTGCTACGTCGGCACGATCGCCTTCGTCCCGGAGGCCCAGCAGCACACGCTCGCGTCCTTCCAGGCGCTGGTCGGGCAGCCCGCCTGCTATCCGCTGGCCGCGTTCGCCGGCCGGACGGTGCGGCGGATGCTGGAGGAGAACGCCGACGCCGACCGGGCGCGCGTCCGCGCGGAGGCCATCGCCGCGGCCGCGCAGGAGCGGCTCCGGCTGGCGCGCGACATGCACGACTCCGTCGGCAAGACGCTCGGCGGCATCGCGCTGGCCGCCACCGCGCTGCCGTTATGGCTGCGCCGCGACCCCGAACGCGCCGCCCGGGAGGCGCACACGATCGCCGAGCACGTCCGGGTGGCGGCGGTGGAGGCCCGCGAGCTCATCTCCGGGCTGCGCGACCCGGCGCTCGACCGGCCGCTCGCCGAGACCGTCGCGGCCAGGAGCGGAGCGTGGCGCGACCGGCACAAGGTCCGCCTGCGATGCCGGATCGACCCCGCCGCGGACCTGTCCCCCAGTGGAAGGCGGGAGCTGCTCGCCATCCACGGGGAGGCGCTGGCGAACGTCGCCCGGCACGCGGGCGCCCGGTCGGTCACCGTCCGGCTCGCCGTCGAGCCGGACGCCGTGGTGCTGTGCGTGTCCGACGACGGCCGGGGCTTCGCCCTGACCTCCGTCGAGGACCTCGCCCGGGAGGGCCACTACGGACTGCTCGGCCTGCGCGAGCGCGCCGAGAGCATCGGCGGCACCCTGTCGGTCGAGTCCCGGCCGGGCACGGGCACGACCGTGACCGTCCGGGTCCGGTACGCGGGCACGTTGCGAAGGGCGGGCTGA
- a CDS encoding response regulator produces MADSADLTTRAAGRDREPIRVLVADDNPVVRSGLASLLGAAGITVVGEAADGERAVALTERLRPDLVLLDVRMPLLDGIGAAAPLARISRVLMLTYSDDPEIVREAVANGAAGYLVHGTYDQDDLVTAVHDVVGGGNPLSPAASAALVDAVRVAYAGDPIERFGLSAREIAIVDLVARGLSNREIAGRLFLAEKTIKNHLNRVYPKIGVSSRSGAIALWLRLRPPQDD; encoded by the coding sequence ATGGCCGACTCGGCAGACCTGACCACGCGGGCCGCCGGCCGCGACCGGGAACCGATCCGGGTCCTGGTCGCCGACGACAACCCGGTCGTCCGCTCCGGGCTGGCGTCGCTGCTGGGAGCGGCCGGGATCACCGTCGTCGGGGAGGCCGCCGACGGAGAGCGGGCCGTCGCGCTCACCGAACGGCTGCGCCCCGACCTGGTCCTGCTGGACGTCCGGATGCCGCTGCTCGACGGCATCGGCGCCGCCGCCCCCCTCGCCCGGATCAGCCGGGTGCTGATGCTGACTTACTCCGACGACCCCGAGATCGTGCGCGAGGCCGTGGCGAACGGCGCCGCCGGATACCTCGTGCACGGAACCTACGACCAGGACGATCTCGTGACCGCGGTCCACGACGTCGTCGGAGGCGGCAACCCGCTCTCCCCGGCCGCGAGCGCGGCGCTGGTCGACGCCGTCCGGGTCGCGTACGCGGGGGACCCGATCGAACGGTTCGGGCTGTCGGCCCGCGAGATCGCGATCGTGGACCTGGTCGCGCGCGGACTGTCCAACCGCGAGATCGCGGGCCGGCTGTTCCTCGCGGAGAAGACCATCAAGAACCATCTCAACCGCGTCTACCCGAAGATCGGTGTCTCCTCCCGCAGCGGGGCCATCGCCCTCTGGCTGCGCCTGCGCCCGCCGCAGGACGACTGA
- a CDS encoding carbohydrate-binding protein, producing MNSTGTAARHEERPRARRLRNRALTAGVVATMAAAGLVTTPPWARADDDNSDDFANWCKDHTSDCDYPVAPKTGTDEFDRLLYDICDEKGGGEAEPTKYTWHQKDKFLGDWMLFQPVNADGCEFVPDGEPIVQTGKDPKPYRNDRNQFTRNCAQTADAIVTTQYQDTEVKLYTVGTSVSVGGKAGLFGLAEVEWKVEFNFSYQWGTWTWKGQSFAVPPGYVGWLESTEDWGVMKGRYKLNFPHPLRGHYYWYTPQVTIEAPLKGTGTTNYQVRPMTDEEIKRMCPHWDWDGWDPRDDPSGNGGTTPPTCTSGSPGGPTGQPSTTPPSGTTGPTPTDSGTSKPPEWAAGQDYELGDRVTYGGHTYQCLRAHVSDAGWTPDRTPELWRRLN from the coding sequence ATGAACTCGACGGGCACGGCGGCACGGCACGAGGAGCGCCCGCGCGCGCGGCGGCTGCGGAACCGGGCGCTCACCGCGGGAGTGGTCGCCACCATGGCCGCGGCGGGCCTGGTGACGACACCCCCGTGGGCCCGCGCGGACGACGACAACTCCGACGATTTCGCAAACTGGTGCAAGGACCACACCTCCGACTGCGACTACCCCGTCGCCCCGAAGACCGGCACGGACGAGTTCGACCGGCTGCTCTACGACATCTGCGACGAGAAGGGGGGCGGGGAGGCCGAACCGACCAAGTACACCTGGCACCAGAAGGACAAGTTCCTGGGCGACTGGATGCTGTTCCAGCCCGTGAACGCGGACGGCTGCGAGTTCGTCCCGGACGGGGAGCCGATCGTCCAGACCGGCAAGGACCCCAAGCCGTACCGCAACGACCGGAACCAGTTCACCCGCAACTGCGCTCAGACGGCCGACGCCATCGTCACCACGCAGTACCAGGACACCGAAGTCAAGCTGTACACCGTGGGCACCAGCGTCTCCGTCGGCGGCAAGGCCGGGCTGTTCGGCCTCGCCGAAGTCGAGTGGAAGGTCGAGTTCAACTTCTCCTACCAGTGGGGCACCTGGACCTGGAAGGGGCAGAGTTTCGCGGTCCCGCCCGGCTACGTCGGATGGCTGGAGAGCACCGAGGACTGGGGCGTCATGAAGGGACGCTACAAACTGAACTTCCCGCACCCCCTGCGCGGCCACTACTACTGGTACACGCCCCAGGTCACCATCGAGGCTCCGCTCAAGGGAACCGGCACCACCAACTACCAGGTCCGGCCCATGACGGACGAAGAGATCAAGAGGATGTGCCCGCACTGGGACTGGGACGGCTGGGACCCTCGCGACGACCCGAGCGGCAACGGCGGCACCACGCCGCCCACCTGCACGTCGGGCTCCCCCGGCGGTCCGACCGGCCAGCCGAGCACGACACCGCCGTCCGGGACCACCGGCCCGACCCCGACGGACAGCGGAACCTCCAAGCCGCCCGAGTGGGCGGCCGGGCAGGACTACGAACTCGGCGACCGGGTGACCTACGGCGGCCACACCTACCAATGCCTGCGCGCCCACGTCTCCGACGCCGGATGGACCCCCGACCGAACCCCCGAACTCTGGCGCCGCCTCAACTGA
- a CDS encoding DsbA family oxidoreductase: protein MEVEFTHDIACVWSALAYIRFRRAAEEHRAGGGELEVDFRPYETEPSSTETPSGRGQLQPAPAARIEQIARAAAADGLVVNLDRIVPAHTGEAHRLIALAAAQGNAEDMTARLYRAYFSDGLDIGDVNVLRGLASAIGVRWDGERPRAEPARPRSRVRPASAGLPFPGRDRPRRSRVARHAAK, encoded by the coding sequence ATGGAAGTTGAGTTCACGCACGACATCGCCTGCGTCTGGTCGGCGCTCGCCTACATTCGCTTCCGGCGGGCCGCCGAGGAGCACAGGGCCGGTGGCGGCGAACTGGAGGTCGACTTCAGGCCGTACGAGACCGAGCCTTCGTCAACGGAAACACCGTCGGGTCGCGGCCAGCTCCAGCCCGCCCCCGCCGCGCGGATCGAGCAGATCGCACGGGCAGCGGCGGCCGACGGCCTGGTGGTGAACCTCGACCGGATCGTGCCGGCCCACACCGGCGAGGCCCACCGGCTCATCGCGCTGGCGGCCGCGCAAGGCAACGCCGAGGACATGACCGCCCGCCTCTACCGCGCCTACTTCAGTGACGGTCTGGACATCGGCGACGTGAACGTGCTGCGGGGGCTGGCCTCCGCGATCGGCGTCCGGTGGGACGGCGAGAGGCCCCGCGCGGAACCAGCGCGGCCCCGCTCGCGCGTCCGGCCCGCGAGTGCCGGTCTTCCGTTTCCCGGACGGGACCGTCCTCGTCGGAGCCGTGTCGCTCGCCACGCTGCGAAGTGA